The proteins below come from a single Natranaerofaba carboxydovora genomic window:
- a CDS encoding formate/nitrite transporter family protein — MEERLSVDILSPEAIARKAENVGVNKANYNIRTTITLGILAGAFIALASEFYLVAVFDAGFFSSFTRILGGLVFSLGLILVILTGAELFTGNTLLLIAFMTKKITIRKLLRNWGLVYFGNFIGAIGMAAIVFLSRQWEVGEGLLGAHAMYIAVNKVSMDFWEAFFSGILANSLVVLAIWISYSGRTATDKIIAVILPITAFVASGFEHSIANMFFIPFGIMVKSSPLVKEVFLSEFPEMALGIENLNWAGFILNNLVPVTLGNIIGGGVLVGLAYWFVYLHRVQ; from the coding sequence ATGGAAGAACGCTTAAGCGTAGATATCCTCTCACCAGAGGCAATAGCAAGAAAAGCGGAAAACGTCGGAGTAAACAAAGCAAACTATAATATAAGAACTACCATAACCCTTGGGATTTTAGCAGGAGCTTTTATCGCTCTTGCTTCAGAGTTTTATCTGGTTGCTGTGTTCGATGCAGGATTTTTCTCTAGTTTTACAAGGATTCTTGGAGGACTTGTGTTTTCCCTTGGCCTTATCCTTGTAATTCTAACTGGGGCAGAACTTTTTACAGGCAATACCCTTCTATTAATAGCTTTTATGACCAAAAAAATCACTATAAGAAAACTACTTAGAAACTGGGGTCTTGTGTATTTTGGAAATTTCATTGGGGCTATTGGCATGGCTGCTATCGTGTTTCTCTCAAGGCAGTGGGAAGTTGGAGAAGGTCTGTTAGGTGCTCATGCCATGTATATTGCCGTTAATAAAGTTAGCATGGACTTTTGGGAAGCTTTTTTTAGCGGAATCCTTGCTAACAGCCTTGTAGTCCTTGCCATCTGGATCTCATACAGCGGGAGGACCGCAACAGACAAAATAATTGCAGTAATTTTACCTATCACAGCCTTTGTTGCCTCTGGTTTTGAGCACAGCATAGCGAATATGTTCTTTATACCTTTTGGGATAATGGTCAAATCAAGCCCCCTTGTAAAAGAAGTTTTTTTAAGTGAATTTCCAGAGATGGCCCTTGGTATTGAAAATCTAAATTGGGCAGGATTTATACTTAATAATCTTGTGCCTGTTACATTAGGGAATATTATTGGCGGCGGCGTTTTAGTTGGCCTTGCTTACTGGTTTGTTTACCTTCATAGAGTCCAATGA
- a CDS encoding heavy metal translocating P-type ATPase — protein MTADQTKKKSLKIQIEGMTCASCVKRIEDRLQKQPGVHKVNVNLATEEASVTYNPSVVNLSAIKEAVSKMGYKAEELTKEQDSGRGGVSIEEESQAEKRLKKAAWRMWFAVAFAGPLMALMMIHMFLVEIPYYFTIIAVLGFPTIFIAGSETHKSTLKNLRHLNTNMDTLVTLGSAVPYLLSFLAIWFPITTFIEMAATILTLHLVGRFLEAKAKGRASDAIKQLLAMEAKEARVIRNDEEINIPIDQVVPGDIMLVRPGEKIPTDGEVIEGSSFLDESMATGESLPVERNPGDEVIGATVNKKGALKVKATKVGKDTFLSQVVKMVEEAQGTKVPIQEFADRVTGYFVPAVLVIAAMAFIVWMVFPDFFLGIIVSASNYLPWVNPGAPQFTLAILATTAVLVISCPCALGLATPTALMVGSGKGAEQGVLIRNGEAIQMMKDIKMIAFDKTGTITKGKPEVTDVIPIKNYTPRDLLYYAGSLEASSEHPLGEAIVIRAREEAKKQSFSLAKTEEFSSVTGKGVRGTIDDLEVLVGSRKLISEAGIDTSPIEIEMEKLEDEAKTAMLVAVSGELAGIIAVSDTLKEDSKNAIKEIEDMGLITCMITGDNERTAEAIARQVGITRTVANVLPDEKVDEIKNLQRQYGLVSMVGDGINDAPALKQADVGIAIGTGTDVAIETADITLIRGDLSAVVSGVKLSRATFRKIKENYFWAWFYNAVAIPLAFIGLLHPIIGAAAMAFSSLNVVLNSISLKKVNISSRAATS, from the coding sequence AATCTAGCTACTGAAGAGGCTAGTGTTACATACAATCCCTCTGTCGTTAATCTATCAGCCATTAAAGAAGCTGTATCAAAAATGGGGTATAAAGCCGAAGAGTTAACCAAAGAGCAAGACAGCGGCAGAGGCGGCGTTAGCATAGAAGAAGAAAGCCAGGCAGAAAAGCGCCTTAAAAAAGCAGCCTGGCGTATGTGGTTTGCGGTAGCTTTTGCAGGCCCTTTAATGGCACTTATGATGATTCACATGTTCCTTGTAGAGATCCCTTATTATTTTACCATTATTGCCGTATTAGGCTTTCCCACAATTTTCATAGCTGGCTCTGAAACTCACAAATCTACTTTAAAAAACCTGAGACATTTAAATACCAATATGGATACTCTTGTTACACTGGGGTCTGCCGTTCCATACCTTTTAAGTTTTCTTGCTATCTGGTTTCCTATTACCACCTTTATAGAGATGGCAGCTACCATCCTTACTTTACACCTGGTAGGACGATTTTTGGAAGCTAAAGCCAAGGGAAGAGCATCAGATGCCATCAAACAACTTCTTGCTATGGAAGCAAAAGAAGCACGGGTTATTAGAAATGATGAAGAAATAAATATCCCTATAGATCAGGTAGTACCAGGAGACATTATGCTGGTCCGCCCGGGGGAAAAAATCCCCACAGATGGTGAAGTCATCGAAGGCTCTAGCTTTTTGGATGAGTCCATGGCTACAGGAGAGTCTCTCCCGGTAGAGAGAAACCCCGGGGATGAAGTAATTGGAGCTACTGTCAATAAAAAAGGCGCCCTAAAAGTTAAAGCAACCAAAGTAGGAAAAGACACCTTCTTATCCCAGGTGGTAAAGATGGTCGAAGAAGCACAGGGAACTAAAGTCCCCATTCAAGAATTTGCCGATAGGGTAACTGGTTACTTTGTGCCTGCTGTACTTGTAATAGCTGCTATGGCTTTTATAGTTTGGATGGTGTTCCCTGACTTTTTCCTTGGAATTATCGTATCCGCATCCAATTATTTGCCCTGGGTTAATCCCGGTGCACCCCAGTTTACTTTGGCAATTTTGGCTACTACCGCTGTTCTGGTAATATCCTGTCCATGTGCATTGGGTCTTGCTACACCTACTGCCCTAATGGTAGGCAGCGGCAAAGGGGCAGAACAAGGGGTTCTCATCAGAAACGGTGAAGCCATCCAGATGATGAAAGACATCAAAATGATCGCCTTTGACAAAACCGGTACTATTACCAAAGGTAAGCCCGAAGTAACAGATGTTATTCCTATAAAGAACTACACTCCCCGAGACTTACTATATTACGCAGGCAGCTTAGAAGCATCTTCAGAACACCCCCTGGGAGAAGCAATAGTTATCAGAGCCAGAGAAGAAGCAAAGAAACAGAGCTTCTCCCTTGCAAAGACAGAAGAATTCTCGTCAGTAACTGGCAAAGGTGTAAGAGGAACTATAGATGACCTTGAAGTCTTAGTAGGAAGTCGTAAATTAATCTCAGAAGCCGGCATTGATACTTCACCCATTGAAATTGAAATGGAAAAATTAGAAGACGAAGCAAAAACAGCAATGCTAGTTGCCGTTTCAGGAGAGCTTGCAGGAATAATTGCAGTTTCTGATACTCTAAAAGAAGACTCCAAAAATGCTATTAAAGAAATAGAAGACATGGGGCTTATCACCTGTATGATTACCGGAGATAATGAGCGAACTGCCGAAGCCATCGCCAGACAGGTAGGAATAACCAGAACTGTGGCAAACGTCCTTCCTGATGAAAAGGTAGACGAAATTAAAAACTTACAAAGACAATATGGTCTAGTCTCTATGGTGGGAGATGGAATCAATGATGCCCCTGCTCTAAAACAAGCTGATGTGGGTATAGCTATCGGGACCGGTACTGATGTGGCAATCGAAACTGCTGATATCACCTTGATACGAGGGGATTTGAGTGCTGTTGTTTCAGGAGTTAAGCTGTCTAGAGCTACTTTTAGAAAGATTAAAGAAAATTACTTTTGGGCCTGGTTCTATAACGCAGTAGCCATTCCCCTTGCATTCATAGGTCTACTTCATCCTATTATAGGAGCAGCAGCCATGGCTTTTAGTTCTTTGAATGTAGTTCTTAACTCCATCAGTTTAAAAAAAGTAAATATTTCCTCAAGGGCAGCTACAAGCTAA